Proteins co-encoded in one uncultured Bacteroides sp. genomic window:
- a CDS encoding glycosyl hydrolase — protein sequence MVEKIRNIAAGALLIAGIVSCGAANKVTGKVVKPSQKRTVETQNLLKNLQNIPAKGFMFGHQDDTAYGIGWDGDSDRSDVKSVCGDYPAVCGWDLGHIELGDDKNLDKIPFDRIRKDIVAQYLRGGLNTVSWHLNNPLTGGDAWDVKTDGVVKSILPGGSKHELFLSWLNKLTVFFKSLKTADGKSIPVLFRPWHEHTGSWFWWGKSHCTPQEYKDLWKMTHDYLTSHGVTNLLYAYSPGSEKTVDEYMERYPGDSYVDLLGFDCYPSVKPEGTEEYKTLMNTVLTYLTKLGKEHHKVIAVTETGLEALPIANWWMDVLFPVIDKYPISYVLVWRNAHDKQNHFYAPYPGQASAPNFVEFYNQPKTFFCKDVKNLYK from the coding sequence ATGGTTGAAAAGATTAGGAATATTGCTGCCGGAGCTCTCCTTATTGCGGGAATAGTTTCTTGTGGTGCAGCAAATAAGGTTACTGGTAAGGTGGTTAAACCCTCCCAGAAAAGAACTGTGGAAACACAGAACTTACTGAAGAATCTTCAGAATATACCGGCAAAGGGATTCATGTTTGGTCATCAGGATGATACAGCTTATGGTATAGGCTGGGACGGAGATTCAGATCGCTCCGACGTAAAAAGTGTATGTGGAGACTATCCTGCCGTGTGTGGATGGGATTTAGGTCACATTGAACTGGGTGATGATAAGAATCTTGATAAGATTCCTTTTGATAGAATTCGTAAAGATATTGTAGCTCAATACCTTCGTGGTGGCCTCAATACCGTTAGCTGGCATTTGAATAACCCATTAACCGGAGGAGATGCGTGGGATGTTAAGACAGACGGAGTAGTAAAATCCATTTTGCCGGGTGGTTCAAAGCATGAACTATTCCTTTCATGGTTAAATAAACTAACTGTTTTCTTTAAATCACTTAAAACAGCCGATGGAAAGAGCATTCCGGTATTGTTCCGCCCCTGGCATGAACATACAGGCAGCTGGTTCTGGTGGGGAAAGTCACATTGTACCCCTCAGGAATATAAGGATCTGTGGAAAATGACTCACGATTACCTCACTTCGCATGGCGTCACAAATTTGCTTTATGCTTACTCTCCAGGCAGCGAAAAAACAGTGGATGAGTATATGGAACGATATCCGGGGGATAGCTATGTCGATCTGTTGGGATTTGATTGTTATCCTTCTGTAAAACCTGAAGGAACGGAAGAATACAAAACTTTAATGAATACGGTGTTAACCTATCTCACTAAGTTAGGTAAGGAGCATCATAAAGTGATTGCCGTAACAGAAACTGGTCTGGAAGCTTTGCCAATAGCCAATTGGTGGATGGATGTTCTCTTTCCGGTGATCGATAAATACCCTATTTCTTATGTATTGGTTTGGCGCAATGCCCACGACAAGCAGAACCATTTCTATGCTCCCTATCCGGGTCAGGCATCGGCTCCTAACTTTGTGGAATTCTATAATCAGCCAAAAACGTTCTTCTGCAAAGATGTGAAGAACTTGTATAAGTAA
- a CDS encoding glycoside hydrolase family 3 N-terminal domain-containing protein, with product MKKILLAAMTLILTSSFSNGNKKEVYKDASAPVKDRVEDLLQRMTLEEKVGQMNQFVGIEHIKAAQATLTADQLRTNTANAFYPGTTVEDIVKWTETGRIGSFLHVLTLKEANYLQSLAMKSRLQIPIIFGIDAIHGNANAPDNTVYPTNIGLASSFDLDMAYKIARQTAKEMRAMNMHWTFNPNVEVARDARWGRVGETYGEDPYLVSLMGVQSVKGYQEKLNSKEDVLACIKHFVGGSEPLNGTNGAPADLSERTLREVFFPPFKAGVEAGAMSLMTAHNELNGIPCHSNDWLMEDVLRKEWKFPGFVVSDWMDIEHINDLHATAENIKEAFYQSIMAGMDMHMHGVKWNEDVVELVKEGRIPESRIDESVRRILDVKFRLGLFEQPYADEKQSMKIRLCSEHRATALEAARNGIVLLKNSGVLPLSQDKYKKVLVTGINANDMNILGDWSAVQKEENVITILQGLKMTAPQTSFDFVDQGWDPRNMDQKKVDEAADKAKNADLNIVVAGEYMMRFRWKDRTGGEDTDRSDIDLVGLQNELIKKVAASGKPTILILVNGRQLGVEWAAEHLPAIVEAWEPGMYGGQAVAEILYGKVNPSAKLPVTIPRSVGQLQMIYNNKPSQYFHPYVVKPSTPLYPFGYGLSYTTYKYDDLKLDKTEINKDGNVKVSVKITNTGDRDGVEIAQLYIRDKFSCVTRPVKELKDFARVALKAGESKVVSFTVTPDKLAFYDKKMNWQVEPGEFIVMVGSSSEDSALLKQNFLVK from the coding sequence ATGAAAAAGATATTATTAGCTGCTATGACGTTAATCTTAACAAGCTCTTTCTCTAATGGGAATAAGAAAGAGGTTTACAAGGATGCTTCGGCTCCGGTAAAAGACAGGGTGGAGGATTTACTCCAACGAATGACTCTTGAGGAAAAGGTGGGACAGATGAATCAATTTGTCGGTATTGAACATATTAAGGCTGCTCAGGCTACGCTTACTGCTGATCAGTTAAGAACCAATACTGCTAATGCATTCTATCCCGGCACTACTGTTGAGGATATTGTGAAGTGGACGGAAACCGGACGGATTGGTTCTTTCCTGCACGTGCTAACGTTGAAAGAGGCCAATTACCTGCAATCGCTGGCTATGAAAAGCAGATTGCAAATTCCTATAATCTTCGGTATTGATGCTATTCACGGTAATGCGAATGCACCCGATAATACAGTTTACCCAACAAACATTGGCCTAGCTTCTTCTTTCGATCTGGATATGGCCTATAAGATTGCCCGCCAGACAGCAAAGGAGATGCGTGCCATGAATATGCACTGGACCTTTAACCCGAATGTGGAGGTTGCCCGCGACGCTCGTTGGGGCAGGGTAGGCGAAACTTACGGAGAAGATCCTTATTTGGTTTCGTTGATGGGCGTTCAGTCTGTTAAGGGATATCAGGAAAAACTTAATAGTAAGGAAGATGTGCTGGCTTGTATCAAGCATTTTGTCGGTGGTAGTGAGCCTCTGAACGGAACCAATGGTGCTCCGGCAGATTTGTCTGAGCGTACACTGCGTGAAGTTTTCTTTCCACCTTTCAAGGCTGGTGTTGAGGCTGGTGCAATGTCCTTGATGACTGCTCATAATGAGCTTAATGGAATTCCTTGTCACAGCAATGACTGGCTGATGGAGGATGTTCTTCGTAAGGAATGGAAGTTCCCCGGGTTTGTGGTTAGTGACTGGATGGACATTGAACATATAAATGATTTACATGCTACGGCAGAGAATATAAAAGAAGCCTTCTATCAAAGCATCATGGCCGGAATGGATATGCACATGCATGGCGTTAAGTGGAACGAAGATGTGGTTGAACTGGTGAAAGAAGGCCGCATTCCTGAATCACGTATTGATGAATCTGTTCGCCGCATTCTGGATGTGAAGTTCCGTCTTGGACTGTTTGAACAGCCTTATGCCGACGAGAAGCAAAGCATGAAAATCCGTTTGTGCAGTGAGCACAGAGCTACAGCTTTGGAGGCTGCACGCAATGGTATTGTGTTATTGAAGAATAGCGGTGTACTTCCTCTTTCGCAGGATAAGTATAAAAAAGTATTGGTTACAGGCATCAATGCCAATGATATGAACATTCTGGGCGACTGGAGTGCGGTTCAGAAAGAAGAGAATGTAATAACCATCCTTCAGGGATTGAAAATGACAGCTCCGCAGACAAGTTTTGACTTTGTAGATCAGGGATGGGATCCCCGAAACATGGATCAGAAAAAGGTTGATGAGGCTGCTGATAAAGCAAAAAATGCCGATTTGAATATTGTAGTTGCCGGAGAATACATGATGCGTTTCCGCTGGAAGGACCGTACCGGAGGTGAAGATACCGACCGCTCGGATATTGATTTAGTTGGATTGCAGAATGAACTGATTAAGAAAGTCGCTGCTTCAGGTAAACCTACGATTCTGATTCTTGTGAATGGTCGTCAACTGGGTGTGGAATGGGCAGCCGAACATCTTCCTGCTATCGTTGAAGCTTGGGAACCGGGAATGTATGGCGGTCAGGCTGTTGCCGAAATCCTTTACGGAAAGGTGAATCCATCTGCTAAACTACCGGTTACTATCCCTCGCAGTGTAGGTCAGTTGCAAATGATTTATAATAATAAACCTTCGCAGTATTTCCATCCGTATGTAGTAAAACCAAGCACTCCGCTTTATCCTTTTGGATATGGGCTTTCATACACAACTTATAAGTATGATGATTTGAAACTAGACAAAACCGAAATAAATAAAGACGGCAATGTAAAGGTCAGCGTTAAGATAACCAACACAGGAGATCGCGATGGAGTGGAGATTGCTCAGCTTTACATCCGTGATAAGTTCAGTTGCGTTACCCGCCCTGTTAAGGAACTGAAGGATTTTGCCCGTGTTGCCTTGAAAGCGGGAGAGAGTAAAGTGGTGAGCTTCACCGTTACTCCTGATAAACTTGCCTTCTATGATAAGAAGATGAACTGGCAGGTAGAACCGGGAGAGTTTATTGTAATGGTTGGATCTTCCTCGGAAGATAGTGCATTATTAAAGCAGAATTTTTTGGTTAAATAA
- a CDS encoding glycosyl hydrolase, which produces MKNIKFYFFFLMSVLLVSCSGGNGDEPIPQSTEPELTSSVPANQATAVAYDTGTMQVVFDRAITVVSVDKITLNGGAVSSASVSDKTLTVTLPALKGNTQYTLKIAISAIKAVPGTLNTKEISVSFTTGAEPTYEISKTLVTSNPSSQAVKVYNFLLENYRKKIISGTMAKVNWNISDATWVNYKAGKYPAINCFDYVHLMSSPANWIDYSNTQVVEDWWNNNGLVACMWHWNVPKSEGSTEYTYVPTETTFKASNATVEGTWENNIVKADLEKISGYLGLLQKKGIPVIWRPLHEGSGNTYAYSGGTAWFWWGASGADAYKKLWVYMFNYFQNKGLNNLIWVWTTQTGDKDFYPGDKYVDIVGRDLYGQDSNNLMTVSQILTQYQTIAKEYPTKMVTLSECGSVATITNQWNAGATWSWFMPWYDYDRTDTGDTNKYANAAFWSDAVGNANVITRDQMPSLK; this is translated from the coding sequence ATGAAGAATATTAAGTTTTACTTTTTCTTTTTGATGTCTGTCCTTTTGGTTTCTTGTAGTGGAGGGAATGGAGATGAACCTATACCTCAAAGTACAGAGCCTGAGCTTACATCATCAGTCCCTGCTAATCAAGCAACAGCTGTTGCTTATGATACAGGAACTATGCAAGTAGTCTTTGACCGTGCTATTACGGTTGTTTCTGTTGATAAGATTACGCTTAATGGAGGCGCAGTATCTTCAGCGTCAGTTTCTGACAAAACATTGACAGTAACATTGCCTGCATTGAAAGGTAATACTCAATATACTTTGAAAATTGCAATTTCTGCTATAAAAGCTGTTCCTGGTACACTCAATACAAAGGAAATATCTGTATCCTTTACTACAGGTGCAGAACCTACTTATGAAATTTCAAAAACATTGGTAACGTCTAATCCTTCTTCTCAGGCTGTAAAAGTGTACAATTTCTTATTAGAGAATTATAGAAAGAAGATTATCTCAGGTACGATGGCTAAAGTTAACTGGAATATCTCCGATGCTACCTGGGTAAATTATAAGGCAGGGAAGTATCCGGCTATTAACTGTTTTGATTATGTTCATCTCATGTCGTCACCTGCAAATTGGATTGATTACAGTAATACACAAGTGGTAGAGGACTGGTGGAATAATAATGGATTGGTGGCTTGTATGTGGCACTGGAATGTACCGAAAAGTGAAGGCTCTACTGAATATACTTATGTGCCGACCGAAACAACGTTCAAAGCTTCAAATGCTACAGTTGAAGGAACGTGGGAGAATAATATTGTTAAAGCGGACCTTGAAAAGATTTCCGGATATTTAGGATTGCTTCAGAAAAAAGGAATCCCAGTTATCTGGCGACCATTACATGAAGGATCCGGCAATACGTATGCTTATTCAGGTGGAACTGCCTGGTTCTGGTGGGGAGCAAGTGGTGCTGATGCTTATAAAAAACTTTGGGTTTATATGTTTAACTATTTCCAGAATAAGGGACTTAATAATTTGATTTGGGTATGGACTACTCAGACAGGCGATAAAGATTTCTATCCTGGTGATAAATATGTAGATATTGTTGGCCGGGATCTTTACGGACAAGATTCTAATAATTTAATGACTGTTTCACAGATCCTTACTCAGTACCAGACTATTGCAAAGGAATATCCTACAAAAATGGTTACTCTTAGTGAATGTGGTAGTGTAGCAACTATAACAAATCAGTGGAATGCAGGTGCTACCTGGTCGTGGTTTATGCCTTGGTATGATTATGATCGAACTGATACAGGAGATACAAATAAATATGCAAATGCAGCTTTTTGGTCAGATGCTGTAGGAAATGCAAATGTTATCACTCGGGATCAGATGCCTAGTCTGAAATAA
- a CDS encoding glycan-binding surface protein, with amino-acid sequence MKKNLLTYCSFILLMVAAGFCFTSCNKDEAVSTPILESFGPSPALRGGELRFIGKNLSGVEGVVLQGTDEIKDIVTVSDQEFKITIPQNAQPGLVTLKTSSGDIVTKTRLTFSEPISVTKLSNTNTTGVARYGDSFTIEGDYLNLIKQVIFADNDTIYQKDFVEQTRNKIKVVVPQRARTGMITLSNGADIPILVYTAEVPIQAPYILKASDNLGAGLSPLTVKPGTDKVTIKGSNFDLVKAVVFGGTKLSPKFTLSTDARTIEAEVPADAQDGSVILVGFSGTTVTSELSLKMKMPAITKVAPNPVKNGETLTITGTDLDLVNGAKFGTLAAEITAQSSTEIKVKVPFTATAGNVVLSTKSGGVIETGSFSYVKPTATSFNPSSLMAGREVEITGTNLDLVSSVIFPNNLTVAVDGSKQTATSIKINVPVTAVSGKVTLVMKNGETQDSETFLTVEPADIPIVTVKPSSIKPGELLVLEGMNLNVETAYFGDIKATEYGTRSNSRLEVYVPKNVPAGSVALKLTGANGKSSIVNITIAGGVTPVENQALVFFDFDAGDAAIGWNGVGSIEGDASMAISGKYYHVNATMDGGWNVYFMRNWGKFSTTGVNASTYAVKMDINIVSVDSPIVLKFRMKGSEDDFWYVWKVGELYPSGTKGWITVTLPLSGFKNNNGDGSATITDPSKLGSEYGIAHGWGAGQINMYIDNVRFEKM; translated from the coding sequence ATGAAAAAGAATTTATTAACATATTGCTCATTCATCCTGTTAATGGTGGCTGCAGGTTTCTGCTTTACAAGCTGTAACAAGGATGAAGCTGTTAGTACCCCGATCCTTGAATCTTTTGGGCCAAGTCCCGCTTTGCGTGGAGGTGAACTTCGTTTTATTGGTAAAAACTTGTCGGGTGTAGAAGGTGTTGTACTTCAGGGAACTGATGAGATAAAGGATATTGTAACAGTTAGCGATCAGGAATTCAAAATCACAATTCCTCAGAATGCTCAGCCTGGGTTGGTAACCTTAAAGACTTCTTCCGGAGATATTGTTACTAAAACCAGGTTAACATTCTCTGAACCGATTTCTGTTACTAAACTTTCTAATACGAATACAACAGGAGTCGCTCGTTATGGTGATAGCTTTACCATTGAAGGGGATTACCTGAACTTAATCAAACAGGTGATCTTTGCAGATAATGATACTATTTATCAGAAGGATTTTGTGGAACAAACCCGTAATAAGATAAAAGTGGTAGTTCCTCAGAGAGCACGCACTGGTATGATTACTTTGTCTAATGGTGCAGATATTCCTATCTTGGTTTACACAGCAGAAGTGCCTATTCAGGCTCCATATATTTTGAAAGCTTCTGATAACCTGGGCGCTGGCCTTTCTCCATTGACTGTGAAGCCAGGTACTGATAAGGTTACAATTAAAGGAAGTAATTTTGATTTAGTGAAAGCTGTTGTCTTTGGCGGAACAAAACTTTCTCCGAAATTTACATTGAGCACAGATGCCCGCACTATTGAGGCCGAAGTTCCAGCTGATGCACAGGATGGTAGCGTAATCCTTGTAGGATTCTCTGGTACTACTGTTACAAGTGAACTATCACTTAAGATGAAAATGCCAGCAATAACAAAAGTAGCTCCAAATCCAGTTAAGAATGGTGAAACCCTTACAATTACAGGTACTGATCTTGATTTGGTTAATGGTGCTAAATTCGGAACCCTGGCTGCAGAAATTACAGCCCAATCAAGTACAGAAATAAAAGTAAAAGTCCCATTTACTGCAACTGCAGGAAACGTTGTACTGTCTACAAAGTCTGGAGGAGTTATTGAAACAGGAAGTTTCTCTTATGTAAAACCAACAGCAACATCCTTTAACCCATCCTCACTTATGGCAGGAAGGGAAGTTGAAATTACCGGAACAAATCTTGATTTGGTAAGTTCAGTAATATTCCCTAATAATTTAACTGTAGCAGTTGATGGCTCGAAACAGACTGCAACTTCAATCAAGATTAATGTGCCTGTAACAGCTGTTTCAGGAAAAGTAACATTGGTCATGAAGAATGGCGAAACTCAGGATTCTGAAACATTCTTAACCGTTGAGCCTGCAGATATTCCAATTGTAACAGTTAAGCCTTCATCTATAAAACCGGGAGAATTATTAGTACTGGAAGGTATGAACCTGAATGTAGAAACGGCTTATTTTGGCGACATCAAAGCTACTGAATACGGAACACGTTCAAATTCCAGATTGGAAGTATATGTTCCAAAGAATGTTCCTGCTGGTAGTGTAGCACTTAAATTGACCGGTGCTAATGGAAAATCGTCTATCGTAAATATTACAATTGCCGGTGGGGTAACTCCTGTTGAAAATCAGGCACTAGTATTCTTTGATTTTGATGCAGGCGATGCTGCTATTGGCTGGAATGGTGTAGGTAGTATTGAAGGAGATGCAAGTATGGCTATTTCTGGTAAGTATTACCACGTGAATGCAACTATGGATGGTGGTTGGAATGTCTATTTTATGCGTAACTGGGGTAAATTCTCCACAACGGGTGTTAATGCTTCCACTTATGCTGTGAAAATGGATATAAATATTGTTAGTGTAGACTCACCAATTGTATTGAAATTCAGAATGAAAGGTAGTGAGGATGATTTCTGGTACGTATGGAAAGTTGGTGAACTCTATCCTTCAGGTACAAAAGGCTGGATAACGGTTACTCTTCCTTTAAGTGGATTTAAAAACAATAATGGAGATGGTTCTGCAACCATTACTGATCCTTCAAAATTGGGATCAGAATATGGTATTGCCCATGGTTGGGGAGCTGGTCAGATCAATATGTATATTGATAATGTCCGTTTCGAAAAGATGTAA
- a CDS encoding glycan-binding surface protein, with protein MKALIKNILFVAVAVASCFLTACKDEDNGSANTPVVRYVRSCDSARSDSLITKASLGSTIAIIGENLGDVKEVWFNDQQAKVNPVYVTDKSILISIPSGIPTDVTGKIRFVTQSGLESTYDFGVVVPSPVLNSMKCEYVADGDTAVIEGDFFLNPKVYFKGNMEAQIVNFTKTELKVIVPSGAEAGPVTVESMYGSTRSIFNFRDNSVVSPSTKLFNDFEETSSWNPWGLSAFASEDGLSGQYLKFEGTTGSWAWPANSLQFYYASSTRTPLVSSGDISTLALRFEANCKEWHDTPLLFWFTNNAGTHNVDGDDPQAHWKPYLKSGVKSNYVTDGWETITIPLSDFKYDKAETGGVTRSITSLSQLVDLHAMFFGAADGTYNLKLWIDNMRIVKYK; from the coding sequence ATGAAAGCATTAATTAAAAATATATTATTTGTAGCTGTCGCTGTTGCAAGCTGTTTTCTTACTGCTTGTAAAGATGAAGATAATGGCAGTGCCAATACTCCGGTGGTGAGATATGTTCGTTCGTGTGATTCGGCTAGATCCGATTCACTGATTACGAAGGCAAGTTTAGGTAGTACAATTGCCATCATCGGTGAAAATCTTGGTGATGTAAAAGAAGTCTGGTTTAATGACCAGCAGGCAAAAGTCAATCCTGTATATGTAACTGATAAGTCAATCCTGATTTCTATACCTAGCGGTATTCCCACAGATGTGACCGGTAAAATCCGTTTTGTGACTCAATCGGGACTAGAATCGACCTACGATTTTGGCGTTGTAGTTCCAAGTCCGGTTCTTAATTCAATGAAGTGTGAATATGTTGCCGATGGAGATACTGCTGTTATTGAAGGTGATTTCTTCCTTAATCCGAAAGTTTATTTTAAGGGTAATATGGAAGCGCAGATAGTAAATTTTACTAAAACAGAATTAAAAGTAATAGTTCCTTCAGGTGCAGAAGCAGGTCCTGTCACTGTTGAATCTATGTATGGTTCTACCCGTTCTATATTCAACTTCCGTGATAACTCCGTAGTGTCACCATCCACAAAACTATTCAATGATTTTGAAGAAACATCTTCCTGGAATCCTTGGGGATTAAGTGCTTTTGCATCAGAGGATGGCTTATCTGGTCAGTATCTTAAGTTTGAAGGAACAACTGGTTCATGGGCCTGGCCTGCTAATTCCCTACAGTTCTATTATGCAAGTTCAACTCGTACTCCACTTGTGTCTTCGGGTGATATATCTACATTGGCACTTCGTTTTGAAGCCAATTGCAAAGAATGGCACGATACTCCATTGCTGTTCTGGTTTACAAATAATGCAGGTACACACAATGTCGATGGAGATGATCCACAGGCACACTGGAAACCATATCTGAAAAGTGGTGTCAAATCTAACTATGTAACTGATGGCTGGGAAACAATCACAATTCCATTATCTGATTTTAAGTATGATAAAGCTGAAACTGGTGGTGTGACTCGTTCTATTACAAGCCTTTCTCAGTTGGTAGATCTTCACGCAATGTTCTTTGGTGCTGCGGATGGTACTTACAACCTGAAACTTTGGATTGATAACATGCGTATTGTTAAATATAAATAA
- a CDS encoding RagB/SusD family nutrient uptake outer membrane protein: MKKIIKYISLVALLLGASSCNDFLDVVPQDSLTKDNYYNSESKIRANTATLYGAVWWDFDCQFMWLAGDEMAGDLYYTYDQEGQFFYFSYNNGNSYLTKGWQGLYRVVSYANSVINDMPGAATNVSQGVIDKAVAEARFMRGVAYYYLTEYWGEVPIIESSTDKITSGDLFVPKNTRKSCYEFMVRDLEYAAATLPSTDTQAGRVTKWAAEAMLAKVHLTYAAAAMGNSSVFGDAATHFSKAKELCADVIENSGRKLDTSFGNLFTVEGNNCSESLFAIQCKTGAYEQGSSRNVNFSRSSVIADQTWGAGKGPTIYLQKEFDQQKDVRRPWTYMHQGDYYSMLNKKNGGYTYKNYVEADNENPSEMLAHIKKYVIGKASDCDGNVGLNQDAGNNIHVIRLADVYLMYAEAVLGSGSSTTDVTALKYFNAVHSTRAGLTPATSLTFNDILKERHLEFAFEGVRWLDIKRLYYRDSAAALALLNSQKRELVYMLKNGYSSAEDKNNNDNYQEIVPTAGFVKVYDSQMYLPIPAEALTSNPRFTEPAVDYQFK; this comes from the coding sequence ATGAAAAAGATAATTAAATATATTAGTCTGGTTGCCCTTTTATTAGGAGCATCTTCTTGCAACGACTTTCTGGACGTTGTTCCGCAAGATTCTTTAACTAAAGACAATTATTATAACAGTGAGTCAAAAATACGTGCCAATACAGCGACGCTATATGGAGCCGTTTGGTGGGATTTTGATTGTCAGTTTATGTGGCTGGCAGGTGATGAAATGGCTGGTGATTTGTACTATACTTATGACCAGGAAGGACAATTCTTTTATTTTAGTTATAATAATGGTAACTCTTATCTTACAAAAGGCTGGCAAGGTTTGTATCGTGTGGTATCTTATGCAAACTCTGTAATTAATGATATGCCAGGTGCTGCAACAAATGTTTCGCAGGGAGTTATTGACAAAGCAGTGGCTGAAGCTCGTTTCATGCGTGGCGTAGCTTATTATTACCTTACAGAATATTGGGGAGAAGTACCTATTATAGAAAGTTCTACAGATAAAATTACTTCCGGTGACCTCTTTGTTCCAAAGAATACCCGTAAAAGCTGTTATGAGTTTATGGTTCGTGATTTGGAATATGCGGCAGCAACGCTTCCATCTACAGATACTCAGGCAGGTCGCGTAACAAAATGGGCTGCAGAAGCTATGCTGGCAAAAGTGCATCTGACTTATGCTGCTGCAGCTATGGGCAACTCATCTGTTTTCGGAGATGCTGCTACACATTTTTCTAAAGCCAAAGAACTTTGTGCTGATGTAATAGAAAACAGTGGCCGTAAGCTGGATACAAGCTTTGGAAATCTGTTTACTGTGGAAGGTAACAACTGTTCTGAATCACTGTTTGCCATTCAATGTAAAACCGGAGCTTATGAACAAGGTAGCTCACGAAACGTAAACTTCTCTCGTAGCTCTGTTATTGCTGATCAGACCTGGGGAGCCGGTAAGGGCCCGACAATTTATCTTCAAAAGGAATTTGATCAGCAAAAAGATGTTCGCCGTCCTTGGACATATATGCATCAGGGTGATTACTATTCAATGCTTAACAAGAAAAATGGCGGTTATACTTACAAGAATTACGTTGAGGCAGATAATGAAAATCCGAGCGAAATGCTTGCTCACATTAAGAAATATGTAATAGGCAAGGCCTCTGATTGTGATGGAAATGTTGGTCTGAATCAGGATGCCGGAAACAATATTCATGTAATTCGTTTGGCAGATGTTTATTTGATGTATGCAGAGGCTGTTCTTGGTAGCGGCAGTTCAACAACTGATGTTACAGCTCTTAAATATTTCAATGCTGTTCATAGCACTCGCGCTGGTTTAACTCCAGCTACTTCGCTCACTTTTAATGACATCCTGAAAGAACGTCATTTAGAGTTTGCATTTGAAGGCGTTCGCTGGTTAGACATTAAACGACTTTATTATCGTGATTCGGCTGCTGCACTTGCGTTGCTCAATAGCCAGAAACGTGAACTTGTATATATGCTGAAAAATGGCTACTCATCAGCAGAAGATAAGAACAATAACGATAATTATCAAGAAATAGTACCTACAGCAGGTTTTGTAAAGGTGTATGATTCGCAAATGTATTTGCCAATCCCTGCTGAAGCATTGACTAGTAATCCTCGATTTACAGAACCAGCTGTAGATTATCAATTTAAATAA